TCAGCCAGCAGGCGATGCTGCTGCCTTTCCTGGATCAGGCATCGATCTACAACCAGTTCGATTTCCAGTTTTCCTGTGAAGAGGCTCCTAACACCAACAATCGCAATGCTGGTATTGGTGTATTCCGTTGTCCTTCCGACCCACGATATACCAACTATGGTGAAGGGCACTTGAACTACTACATGTCGGCAGGTCCCTGTCTGGGGTGGAACGTTTCGTTGAATTCTCAAAACGGATTCTCCCGTTACTCCATCATCACTCGCGTGTCTGACATCCTTGATGGGACCTCAAATGTGGTTGCCATGGGCGAACGCATTGTGGGATCTAACAATTCCTCTGCTTTCAGTGAAAATGGTGATGTTCAGCGGAATGTTTCCTTCGCAGGTGGTAACAACACGACCTTCCCCTCACAGTCAGCCTTGGCGACTCATGGTGCATCCTGTGCTTCCGCAGGCGCATTTTATGTGCATCGTGGATCACGGTGGATGCGAGCAGATGAGTGCTGGTTCAATACCTGGAACACACCGAATTCACCTAATAATGACTGCAGCACTGGTAACGGTGGTCACGCTGGTGGTGATGCTCCTGCCGCTCAGGCAGCACGCAGTCGTCATACCGGCGGTGCCCATGTGCTGATGGCTGATGGTTCTGTGCACTTCGTGTCAGATAATATTGACTTATTGAATTGGCAGCGACTGGGAGCAATTGCCGACGGTGCTTCTGTCAGCATCAATGAGTAAGCCTGTGCTTGCTTAATGACTTTGAGCAATCAGCTCGGCAACCTCCGTTGCCGGGCTGATTTTCTTTCGTATAATCAGAATGAGTAAAACACCGTTGTTACAAGTCTTTAGAAAGGGTCATTCAAGATGTATAAACTGGGTTATGCCTGTGTGATACTGAGTTTCATGTTGGTCGGTTGTGGAGGAGGAGGGACGGGTGAAACATCGCCTGCCAATCAGGAAGCCCCAGCCGCTAAGGATTTATCTGCTGTCAAAACAAGCCTGAACGCGATTGCCGAATCCGGAGTCGTCGACAGTAGTTTCTTTGGTATTCCTGAAAGTCTGGAAGAGGCTGGAAAGCCTGAACTGGCAGAAGAGGCGAAAAAACTGGGTTCCATGACGAATCCGAAGCAGATTAAGGATGCCGCCAAAAAACTGGCTGACAAGCTTTGAAAATCGTTCTACTCTAACTGTAGTACAGTTTAAAACACCTTCAGTCACAATCGATTGAGGGTGTTTTTTCATATCTGTCGCGAGCGCATTAAAAAAGGGAGTCGATCTATGACCGACTCCCTTGAGTTTCGTCTATTGCTGGAAGCTTAAACTTTGGGTTCCCAGCCTGGTTCGTATTCGCGGGTCCAGAGGGTCATGGCTTCTTTATCATTCTGGATGTGACCGTTGGTGGGATCGCAGGTCATCGTGCGACCCGTGCGGTGTGCGATATTTCCCAAGTGGCAGAGCAGTGTGCTCTTGTGGCCAATCTCGATTTCGGCATTCAGGTTAAGTGGTTCATTATTGCGGATCGCATCAATGAAGTTCTGAGCGTGTTCCCGCAATCCCTGGTTGCCGTCTACTTTTTCTATTTCTTTGTCCTT
The sequence above is a segment of the Gimesia algae genome. Coding sequences within it:
- a CDS encoding DUF1559 domain-containing protein, which translates into the protein MKHLLRRRAFTLIELLVVIAIIAILIALLLPAVQQAREAARRSQCKNNLKQFGLALHNYHESHGCFGQMTLAAYYHGSSPGIRPWTGFSQQAMLLPFLDQASIYNQFDFQFSCEEAPNTNNRNAGIGVFRCPSDPRYTNYGEGHLNYYMSAGPCLGWNVSLNSQNGFSRYSIITRVSDILDGTSNVVAMGERIVGSNNSSAFSENGDVQRNVSFAGGNNTTFPSQSALATHGASCASAGAFYVHRGSRWMRADECWFNTWNTPNSPNNDCSTGNGGHAGGDAPAAQAARSRHTGGAHVLMADGSVHFVSDNIDLLNWQRLGAIADGASVSINE